TTGTCATTTCTACCTTTTTTCTATTTAATTTTTAAGATCAATATCTGAGTTACATCAGCTTCTCAATCGTTTCCTTACAAATCTGCTCTGACTTTTCTGCTGTTTCACTTTCCACGTAAACTCGAATAATCGGTTCCGTACCGCTTTTACGGATGTGGATCCAGAATTTTTCTCCCAGCACTTTGATGCCGTCGGTTGTATCCAAAGTATAATCGGCAAAAATCTCAGGTACTTTTGCCATGATATTGTCCAGTTCTGCCGGATCGACTTTGATCTTGTTTTTGGCGAAATAGTAATGCGGAATTTCTGCTGCTAATTTACTGATCGGTTCATTACGCTCTGCCAGGTAACCTAAAATTATAGCCATACCAGCCGGAGCATCACGAGTGTAATGTACTTCCGGGCAAATGATACCACCGTTTCCTTCTCCACCAACAGGACTTTGCAGTTCTTTCATTTTCTTACCAACGTTTATTTCTCCGACTTTGGTGCGATGTACCTGCACGCCAAATTCTGCCGCCACATCTTCTGAAGCCATGGATGAAGAAAGGTTGATAACGATATCACCTTTCACTTTGGAAAGGATGAATTTTTCTGCCAGCAGCAAACTGAATTCTTCTCCAATGCATTTTCCCGTTTCATCCACTACGGAAAGACGATCAACATCGGGATCGGTGGCAAAGCCGAGATCGGCTTTATGTTCTGCGACAGCTTTTTC
This Candidatus Cloacimonadota bacterium DNA region includes the following protein-coding sequences:
- the glmM gene encoding phosphoglucosamine mutase; this encodes MSKLMVSVSGVRGIFGESLTPEIALKYAAHFGIFSERGKIIVGRDSRVTGQAMFNAVTAGLMSVGCDVVDLGIVSTPTVLLAVEESDASGGISITASHNPAEWNAMKFVGANGMFLFPENADTFINSLDKPVDYVGWDRIGKLSSDPDGSKRHIEKILQIPYLDVEKIKAKKFKVVLDCVNGAGGMIAPDLLRALGCEVIELNCEPTGIFAHIPEPLNKNLGDLEKAVAEHKADLGFATDPDVDRLSVVDETGKCIGEEFSLLLAEKFILSKVKGDIVINLSSSMASEDVAAEFGVQVHRTKVGEINVGKKMKELQSPVGGEGNGGIICPEVHYTRDAPAGMAIILGYLAERNEPISKLAAEIPHYYFAKNKIKVDPAELDNIMAKVPEIFADYTLDTTDGIKVLGEKFWIHIRKSGTEPIIRVYVESETAEKSEQICKETIEKLM